Part of the Bacteroidales bacterium genome, TTAATATACTCAAAAACAGTATATTAACGTAACAATCCTGCTGCTTTTTTCTTTCTATATCTTGTTAGTTTTCAACATCTAAGAGAACTGCGAAACTTTAATTAATTAAAAAAAAGCGAAGAAAATGTCCCGGAAAGTTGCACTTATCTGCTTGCTGTTTTTTACAGGCTTTTGTTTAAATGCCCAATCCACCCTGGAAGATCGCATACCTGTCAGGGGCTTTAGTATTGCCGCTCCGTCTCCGGGGGCCGTGGACCGGTTTGAGGCCTTCATTGAGGAGGAGCTGGCCGCCAGGGACATCAATGTGCTGATTCTCCGGGTCGATTATAACTTCCAGTACAAGTCGCATCCGGAATTACAGGATTCAGAAGCACTTTCCGAAAAGGATGTGAAAAAACTGGTAGAGGTGTGCAAGGATCTAGGAATCCGTATCGTCCCGCAGATCAACCTGCTTGGTCATCAGTCCTGGGCGGAAGGGATCGGGAACCTTTTAAAGGCATATCCTGAATTTGATGAAACCCCTTCCATACAGATGCCGGAGAAATACGAATGGCCCAATGAAGATGGCCTTTATTGTAAAAGCTATTGCCCCTTACACCCGGGAGTTCATAAAATAGTCTTTGAGTTGGTGGATGAATTAATGGATGTGTTTGAAGCTGTCGATTTTCATGCGGGTCTCGACGAAGTATTTTACATTGGGCAAGAGGAGTGTCCCCGTTGTTCCGGTCATGATCCGGCCGGGTTATTTGCCGGCGAAGTGTGGCAGATCAGAAACCACCTGGCTGAAAAAGGAAGGAGACTCTGGATATGGGGAGATCGCCTGCTGGATGGAAAAGCGACCGGACTGGGAATGTGGGAGGCCAGTATGAACAACACCCACCGGGCCATTGATATGATACCCAAAGATGTTTTTATCTGCGACTGGCATTATGAACGACCCGATAAAACCTCTGTCTATTTTGCCATGAAAGGTTTTGATGTGGCCACCTGTCCATGGCGGAAACCTGAAGTGGCCCGCATACAGGTTCAGGACATGATTGCATTTAGAAGTGGCTCCACGCCTGCCATGAAAGAAAAATTCCAGGGAATCATACTGACCAGCTGGTCCAGTGCCGAAAATTTCATGAAGAACTACTATGACGATTCCGGGGAGGATGGAGTCAAAGAGATGCTTTCCATTTTTGAACTGTAGCACGGGTAAAACTGAAATCCGAATTACTATGAGAATCCTTGTTGCTTTAAGATCGTTTTTTGCCTCGAGCAGGCAGGTGAATAAACCGGTGGATGTTCCATCCCATGAAACCATGGAGAAACCTGTGGAGATGCTCCGTGGACTGCCCTGGTTAGCAAAGCTGAACGAAGAGGTGTTCCAGCGGGTAGTGGATGGATTTGAAACACGCCGGTTCCCTGAAGGTGCGGTCCTGCTGAAAGAAGAAGATCCTGATAACGGCATGTTTGTGATTGTGGAGGGTAAAGTAAAAATAGAGATCAGGGGAATCCAGATGGACGTGGTTGGAGCGGGTAGCTTGATTGGGGAAATGGCAGTCCTGACCGGCTATCCCCGGAGCGCATCTATAATTACCGTCTCGCCGGTAACTGTCGTTTGGCTGGAGCCGGGCACCTTAAAATCAATCATGAAGAAATCCACGGAATTAGAAAACGGACTTTGGGAATTTGCCAGTATGCGTTTTGCCATGAACCTGCTGGGGAAGAAGGAACCATATAACCAGTGGGAGCAGAATATATTCATACAGTGGCTGGCGGCCGGGGAAATTAAATTACCCAACGAAAATGGAATCATCGACCTGAAAGGCAAAGTAGGAGTCCTGGTTACCGGTACTGCTGCAAGCCATGATGGAAGCACCGTAGTAAAAGCTCCGGCATCGCTTACCGGTACAGACTATGTTTTTAGCCAGGAGGCACGGGTATACCTGCGAGATAAATAAACCTTAAGCTCCCTGCGGATATTAGCAGGAGGAGTGATCTGGGAAATGTTTTTATATTTGCCATCGATCAAATCTGAGCTCATATGTGGAAAACTGTTCTTGCGCTGCTGGTGACCATCATTGTGATCCCTGTCCTGGCTTTCACCATGGATGAACCTGTCACTGCCTTTCAGAATGAGATGCTGACAAAACTGTTCCTGGTCTATCTGGCTGCTGCACTGCTCACTTTTGTGCTGAGCTCAATAACCAACAACTACAGTCAGGTGGATAAGCTGTGGAGCCTGATCCCCATGGTATATGTCTGGATGGTGGCCGTTCATTCAGCATTTGAACCCCGTTTGGTTTTAATGGCAATGCTGGTAAGCGCCTGGGGCCTGAGGCTGACCTACAATTTCTCCCGGAGGGGGGGATATTCCTGGAGATTCTGGACCGGAGAAGAGGACTATCGCTGGGCCGTGCTTCAGGCCAAACCTGAATTTAAGGCAAGGTGGAGGTGGATTCTTTTTAATCTGCTCTTCATTTCCCTGTATCAGATGGGTTTGATACTGCTTTTTACCCTTCCTGCCGTCAGAAGCCTGGATGGCTTGCCTCTGGGATGGCCAGATTATCTGATAGCTGCTCTCTTGCTTTTTTTCATAGTGATCGAAACTATCTCCGATCAGCAACAATGGAATTATCATAAGGAAAAGAGAAAAGCGCTGGCAGCAGGAGGTCATATTCCGGAGATTTACAAGAAGGGTTTTGTGCATAAGGGATTGTGGGGAATGGTTCGTCATCCCAATTATGCAGCCGAACAGGCCATCTGGATTGTATTTTATTTCTTTAGCGTGCTTGCCACCGGAAACTGGCTCAACTGGTCGGTGATGGGGGCCATTCTGCTGGTGCTTCTATTCTGGGGGAGCAGTAATTTCAGCGAATCCATCACCAAAGAAAAATATCCCGACTATGCCGGTTATCTGAAGAAAGTTCCACGCTTTTTACCCTTCAGCAAGAAAGGGAAACACAGGTAAGGATTTATCTTTGAATCAAACATATCTCCACCCGGGTTCCCTGACCTGGTTCAGAGTCTATCCGGATGCTTCCCCCGTGTAAGCTGATAATCTGTCTGCATAAGCTCAACCCGATACCGGAGCCCTCTTCCCTGGTGGTAAAAAAGGGAATAAACACCTGCTCCAGTTTATCCCCGGAAATCCCTTCTCCATTGTCGCGGACCGAGAGACATATGTGGTCAGCAGAATCGTGGTAACATGCCAGTTCAATTACCGGGTCTTCCTGATCGCGGAGAGCCTCCAGGGCATTTTTTACCAGATTGATCATGACCTGTTCCAGCATTTGCCGGTCAGCTTCAATTTCAATCCTGCATGGCCCGGCCCAATAAATCCGGGTTCCCTTATTCTTAAGATCCTCCCTGAAAAGCTGTTCAATTTTGTCAAACAGCTTATTGACCGAAATGCGCTCCGGGGTCATCGGGGGAAGACTGGTCAGCTTCTTATATCTTTCAATGAATTTTACCAGTCCCTTGGAACGTTCTTCAATAATAGAGGCACTTTGAAGAGCGTCCTGGAGAACCTCTCCGCTTATTTGGGCCGGAGACGAAAGCTCTTCCCTATTGCCAAGTTTCCTCCGGATGGCCGTGGAAAGGGTAATTATAGGCGTTATGGAGTTCATGATTTCAATCTTTCCGGAATCGTCAAAGCAGAGAATGCCGGTGGAGACATTATCCAGAATGGCCGCCAGATAATGTGCCTGAACCTCCAGGTCGATACGGGCTTCCTTTAACTCTCCAATCAGGCTCTCCATGCTTTCCTTAAGTCCTTTAAAATGCCTTTTCACAAAAGCCAGGGAATAATGGAGCGAGGGATCGCTCTCCTGCATATAGGAAAGAAAATTCCCCAGTATGCGGTTTGTCCGGTTTACATAATATATCATCCGGAAAGTCAGCAGAAGGGCAAATACGGCCATACCCACGGCACTGTTGGGCTGCTGTCTGACCTGCAGGAAATAGAAACAAAGAAATGCGGAGAAAAAGATCAGCAGGCAGTGGGCAACAACAGACAAATAAAAGCGGTTAGATCCCATATTTCTTCAATTTGGTGTACAGGGTGGTCCGGGAAATATCGAGCATCTGAGCTGCCTTTGTATGATTTTCCCTGCATTTATCCATGACCCGGACGATCGTCAGGCGTTCAACATCATCCAGTCTGAAAGAGGGATGGACCTCAGCTTCATGACGATCAAGGAGACGGAGGTCCCCGGGACCCAGCCGGGTACTCTCGGAGAGAATGACAGCACGCTCCATGGTATGTTTCAGCTCTCTCACATTCCCCGGCCAGCCATATTCCTTTAGTTTCCGGACGGCACTCTCCATCAGCTTCAGTCCGGGCTTGTTGTATTTACGGGGATACTGTTCCAGAAATAATTCTCCAAGTACCAGGATGTCATCGCCCCGTTCTCTGAGAGGTGGAACTTCGAGGGCCACGGTATTCAACCGGTAATAGAGATCTTCGCGAAAGGAGCCTTCAGCAATCATCTTTTTCAGGGACCGGTTGGTGGCGGCGATAAGGCGGATGTCAATGGGAACGGGGGTAAAATCACCTACCCGGATCAGTTCCCGGTTCTGGATTACCTGTAGCAGTTTGGCCTGGATCGGCAGCGGAATGTTCCCGATCTCATCCAGGAACAGAGTACCTTCGTGCGCGTTCTCAAAGCGGCCCGCCCGGTCTTCACGGGCATCCGTAAAGGCCCCCTTAACATGCCCGAACATTTCGCTTTCAAACAGGGATTCGTTCAGGGAGGCCACATCCACTCCCACAAATATCTGAGCGGCACGTTTCGAATGTCTGTGAATTTCCCTGGCGATTACTTCTTTCCCCGTACCATTTTCTCCCAGGATCAACACATTTGCATCTGTCGCAGCAACCCGCTTAGCGGTTTTTATCAACTCTTGCATGGCCGGAGAGCTTCCGTGAAACATCCGGTGCTCCCGATCCAGGTCTTCCGACAGCTGTTTTTGCCGGTTTTTGATTTTTTTAAGCTCCTGGTGGGACCTTCTCAGGCGCCAGGCATTCTTCAGGGTAATGATAAGCTTTTCCGGATCCCTGGGTTTGACAATAAAATCGGTGGCCCCCTCCCTGATCGCTTTTACCGCAAGTTCTATATCCCCGTAGGCCGTTATCATAATGACTGGCAGCAGGGGGTCTGTGTTCATTATTTCATGAAGCCAGTAAATTCCTTCGTTTCCGGAGGTTTAGCCCATGGCAAAATTCATGTCCAGCAAAACGATATTATATCTGTTTCGCCAGAGCATCTCCGGAATGCGGGATGGTTTGGGAATAAGATCCACGAACTCGAATTCATCCTTCAATAATAGGCGGAGCGATTCCAGAATCTGGACATTATCGTCGATAATAAGAATGCGTGCAGGACTCATTCCTGGATATTTACCCGTAATTTAAGGGTATTCGTCCGAAATGTTGGCACCTGCTGTTCAGTTTCTGAACAGTCATTTTTATTGTTGGAACCGAAACAAATTCTTAATAATCATATAATCAGGCTTATAGGACTGAATTTCATATTTTGGCATCCATTTGGCATTGGGACCTGTAACCATAGAAATTCAAGTATGATACGCAGCTATTTTAAACACGCCTTCCGGAACCTCCTGAAGCAACGGGGGCGAACCCTGATCAATGTTTTCGGACTCTCATTCAGCATAGCCATCGTGATTATCATCTTTCTTTATGTGAGCGGAGAAGTGACTTACAACAATTTTCACAGGCAGGCCGATCGAATCTACCGTGTCTACAGCTCTATGCAGTCGGTGGAAGGAGAAACCTGGTATTCTTCTTATCAGCCAGCTGAATTTTCCGGAGCCTTGCAGGAAAGTGTCCCGGGAGTGGAATCCACGTGCCGGCTGAAATCCACCCCGGTTTTTATTGGTCTGGAAGAAGAGGTCTTCCAGGAGCATGTGGGCTTTGTGGATTCCACCTTTTTTCAAATATTCAGCTATGATTTTCTGGCTGGCGACGGAGAAACGCCTCTTCATATGATTAAGAGTGTCGTGCTTACCGAAAGTGTGGCCCGTAAAATTTTCCGCGACAGCCTGGTTCACCTGGATGATCTCATTGGCCGGACCGTGAATTTTCCGGAACGTCCCCCCTTTAATATCTATACAGTTACTGCCATTATTGCGGATCCGCCAAAAAATACTTCCTTTCGGTGGAGTGTGCTGGTCCCCTATGTAAATGCCCGGATCTATCCCCGGAGCAATGACTGGGGAGGGGATACCTATACCTATGTGATGCTGGATGAAACCAACAACCTGAGTCAGCTGGAGTCTGCTTCCGCTGCCCTGGTGGAGCAGATTCACGGGGAAAACATCAACGAGGCTGTTAAGGAGGGCTTTTTGAGAGAGGGTGAATATAACTTCACTTTTCATTATATGCCTTTCCGGGACTTTTACCTGGAGTCAGATTTTATGTGGGAATTTTATGAGATCCGGGGGAATAAGAAAGCCCTGTATATTTTATCCAGTATCGCCGTTCTGATCCTCTTGATTGCCTGCTTCAATTATGTCATGATTTCCATTGGGACCGCCATGAACCGCATTGGTGATTTCGGTCTGATGAATGTGGTGGGCGCCCAACGATGGCAGGTACTCTTCCAGTTTGTGGTGGAATCATTTGTCCTGACCCTGATTTCTCTTCTCCTGGGTATTATACTGGCAGAACAGCTTTTGCCTCTGTTCAATCATCTTGCGGAGGAAGATCTGCTTTTCTCCCTTTATTCCAGGGGAGGGAATTTTTTATTCCTCCTGATCATACTTCTGTTTATTGTCGTCAGCACCAGCACTTATATCGGGATCTACCTGCTTCACAGGGCACAACCTTTGCTCCTGCTCCGAAGAGACATGCTGTCGGTTCGCCGCAATGGAGTGGCCCGGATTTCGGTGGTGCTGCAGTTTCTTATTGCGATTATCCTGCTGATATCCGGGGGGTGATCCTGAAGCAGCTGCATTACCTGTTGAACCGTGATGTGGGGTTTTCCAAAGAGAATACAGCCGTGATCCACGTGGATTTTGAAATGCAGAAAATCCAGACTTTGAAGGAAAGAATCCTGGAATCACCGCATGTCCGGTCGGTGACCATGAGCGATCGGAATTTCGACAGCGGGAGCTCTTCCCAGAGCGTGCATAATCCGAGCGGAGAAAGCGTTAGCATTCGCTTTCTGAGAGTCGATGAGGATTATTTGCAAACCCTTCATCTGGAATTGATCGAGGGCAGGGATTTTTTTCGCAATGAAGGCGGGGACAGCATTCCCAAAGTGATCGTCAATGAGACCCTGGTCCGGCAGATGGAGATTGAAGACCCGGTTGGAGAACGGCTAATTCTGGGTTCCGATGGTTTTGCCGTCGATATCATCGGGGTAATTCGTGATTTTCACTTCGATTCCATGCATGATGAAGTGCGGCCCCTGATGCTGCACACCTTTGATTACAATTCCATCTGGTTTCTCTTTGTTAAGGCCCGGGAAGGCCAGATGGCAGCGGCACTGGAACATTGTGAAAAGGTATGGAGGGAGGTGGTGCCGGAGTTCTCCAGGGATTACACCTTTATGACTGAAATCCTGGAGGGACAGTACAAGGATGAAAGCCGGTGGAGCCGGATTATTGCTCATGCCTCGGGAATTGCCATTCTGCTTTTCTGTCTGGGTTTGATGGGTATCAGCGGACTGCTGGTGGCCCGCCGCTTTAAGGAGGTGGGAATCCGTAAGGCCCACGGGGCCAGTATTTGGAAAATCATCGTCCTGCTAAACGGGGAACTTTTAAAATGGGTCTTGCTGGCTTATGTGATTGCCTGCCCGGTGGCCTGGTACATTGCGCAGCGCTGGATGCAGAATTTTGCTTACCGCACAGGGATCTCCTGGTGGATTTTTGCACTTGCCGGACTGTCGGCCCTGCTGATTTCCGTGCTGACCATTACCCTTCAGATCTACCGGGTGGCCCGGCAGAATCCGGTCAATGCCCTGCGATATGAATAATCTGGAATTTGGTTCGTCCTGCGGCAGGGGCAGTGCTGTTTTGAATCTGCTTTGAGCTGATCCCAAGCTGAATTTAGCTATCTTTGGAGTTCAGTAGTTCTGAACTCTAATTAAAGCCCTGGCATGCTTAACCGAATCATCAACTTAAGCATTAAGAATAAACTGATCATACTTTTGCTGACGCTTTTTATGGCTGGCTTTGGTGTGTATTCCATTTTTCAGATACCTCTTGGTGCAGTTCCCGATATTACCAACAATCAGGTACAGGTCATCACCACCTCCACCAATCTTTCCACCCAGGATGTGGAACAATTCATCACATACCCGGTGGAGCTGGAAATGTCCAATCTTCCCGGAGTAGAAGAGATCAGGTCCATCTCTAAATTTGGCCTCTCGGTGGTTACCATCGTGTTTGAGGATAAGCTGGGGACCTACCTGCCCAGGCAACTCATTGCCGAGAAAATTAAAGCTGCCGCAGCCAATATCCCTGAGGGATTCGGAACCCCGGAGATGGGTCCCATCACTACCGGGCTGGGAGAGATTTACCAGTACATTTTGGATACCAAACCTGGTTACAAGGATAAATATTCCATCATGGAGCTTCGTACCATTCAGGATTGGGTGGTAAGAAGGCAACTTTCAGGAATTCTCGGAGTGGTGGAGGTGAATACCTGGGGTGGATTCCTGAAGCAGTATGAAGTGGCCGTGAATCCTGAAAGGATCAAAGGCCTGGGAATTTCTCTGCTTCAGGTTTTTGAGGCCATCGATAAAAATAACAGTGTAGCCGGTGGGGCATACATAGAAAAGCAGAACCAGAGTTTTTTTATCAGGGGTGATGGACTGGTTTCCTCCCTGGAGGATCTGGAAGAAATAGTGGTTTCCAACCAGGAAGGGATTCCAATTCTTATCAAGGATATTGCCACGGTGCGGTTTGGAAGTGCCAACCGCTTTGGTGCCATTACAGCCAATGGCGGGGGAGAGAAGGTGTTGGGTCAGATCATGATGCTCAAAGATGCCAATTCCAACAAGGTGATTGATGCTGTTAAGGAGCGGGTGGCGGAGGTTCAGGAGACACTTCCCGAGGGGATTTTTATCAATCCTATCGTGGAACGGAGTGAATTGATCGCTAAGACCTCCCTGACTGTCTTTGAAAACCTTTTGTTTGGCTGCCTGATTGTCTTTTTTATTGTGGTGCTGCTGCTGGGTAATTTACGTTCAGGTCTTGTCATAGCCTCTATCATTCCGCTTTCGCTCTTATTTACTATTTCGATGATGTATATTTTTGGAATCGATGCCAACCTGATGAGCCTGGGGGCGCTCGATTTTGGGATCATCATTGATGGAGCTGTCATCATTGTGGAATTTATTGCCATACGTCTGACTCTGAATCGCGATAAACTGGAGGGAACAGATCCGGAGGAGAAGCAATCCCTGATGGACCGGATTACCCACGATGGGGCCTCCAAGATGATGAATTCCGCCATTTTCGGGCAGCTGATTATTCTGATTGTCTTTATACCCGTGCTTTCGCTGAGCGGGGTGGAGGGGAAGATGTTTCGTCCTATGGCACTCTCCTTCAGTTTTGCATTGCTGGGGGCCATGTTCTTTGGCCTGACTTGGTTGCCGGTGGCCTCGGCGCTTTTTCTGCGTCCTGAAAAGAAGAAACAATTTGCCCTCACCCGTTTTATCATGAAACTTTTTTATCGTTCCTACGAGCCGGTTATTCGCTGGTCCTACGATCATAAGGGGGTCATTTTCGGACTCGCCATTGCGTCCCTGATCTTTACCGGAGTCATATTTTCCAGAATGGGTGGCGAATTTGTACCCACCCTGGATGAAGGCGATTTTGTGATACAGCCGGTGCTAAAAACCGGCACCTCTCTGTCAAAAACGGTAGAACTGACTACCCGGATGGAAAATATACTGATCGACAATTTTCCTGAAGTCGATCAGATTGTCTGCCGGATCGGGGCGGCAGAAGTGCCCACGGATCCCATGTCCATGGAGGAAATAGATATGATCATCAAGCTAAATCCGAAAAAAACCTGGGTTACAGCTGAGAGCAAGGAGGAACTGGCCGACCGTTTTAAGGAAGCGCTAAGCATCATACCGGGTATCGATTATGAGTTTACCCAGCCCATAGAAATGCGTTTTAATGAATTGATCACCGGTGTGCGTGCCGATCTGGCTATTAAGATTTTCGGAGAGGACCTGGATATCCTGGCGGAAAAGGCCCAGGAGGTTAAGGCTTTGATCGATGAGGTACCCGGGGCGGTAGATATTATTATTGAAAAGACTGCCGGGCTGCCTCAGATGAGTGTGAAATACAGACGCAACAGAGTGGCATATTATGGTCTTTCTATAGAAGAACTGAATCGTTATCTCAACATGGCCTTTGGAGGTGCCACCGCAGGAAACGTGTTTGAAGGGGAGAGGCGCTTTGACCTGGTGGTCCGGCTATTGCCCGAATTTCGTGAGGACATTGAGCATATCAGGAACCTTCCGGTTCAGATCCCCAATGGAAAGCAGGTCCCCCTTAGTGAGCTTGCGGAGATTAAGTATGCTACCGGGCCCGCCAAAATTTCCAGGGACGATACCCATCGCCGGGTGGTTGTGAGCGTCAATGTGCGCAACCGGGATCTGGAATCGGTGGTTACAGATATCGAAGCCATACTGTCCCGGCAGCTGGAATTACCGTCCGGGTATTCGGTGGATTATGGAGGGCAATTCGAAAATCTTAGAAACGCAAGTCAAAGACTAAAAGTGGCGGTGCCGATCGCCCTGCTTCTAATCTTTATTTTTCTTCATTTTGCCTTCAGTTCCTTTAAGGAGGCAGCCTTGATTTTTACGGCGGTCCCCCTTTCCATTGTGGGAGGTGTTTTTCTGCTCTGGATCAGGGGCATGCCTTTCAGTATTTCGGCGGGTATAGGATTCATCGCCCTGTTTGGTGTTGCCGTGTTGAATGGAATTGTATTGATTGAGCATCTGAAAGATCTGAAAAAGCAAGGGATTACCAATATGCGCGAGAGGGTTCTGAAAGGAACCAGTGAGCGGCTACGGCCGGTTTTGTTAACGGCCGGTGCAGCTGCATTGGGATTTCTGCCCATGGCTATCTCAAATTCAGCCGGGGCAGAGGTTCAGCGTCCGCTGGCCACCGTGGTTATTGGCGGACTGGTCACCTCCACGCTGCTTACCATGCTGGCACTGCCTCTGCTGTATGCGGTGGTTGATGATATCACAGGAATTCGATTATGGCCTCCGCGTTTTAAGAGACAGAAGATAGTACCGCTTTTGCTTCTCCTGCTGATCCCTGCAATGGCTGTCTCACAGTCTTCTGATTCCACGGGAGTTGAAGCGGAGGGGCTCTCTCTGGATGAAGTTCTTGAGATCGCATACCAGAAAAACAGTGAACTAGAAGCTTATCGATTGATGGCGGAAGAGAGTGGTGCACTTATTCGCACTGCCTATTCCATAGATAAGACCTCCCTCTATTACAGCTATGACGAGAATAATATTGCATCCAATGACTATCCCATTGGGGTCTTTGGAGGGGAGCAACGTTTTGATTTTCCCTCGGTCTATCCTGCCCGGAAAAGGGCCAACACCTTTGCATATAACATGGCTGTAAATCGCCTGGAGGTAAAACAGAGAGAGCTTACACGGGAAGTATCGAAAGCTTATTATCGTTTATTGTACCTGAAAAACAGCCTGAGGCTTTATGAGAAAGTCGATAGCATCTACAGCCGGTTTACACGGGCATCGGAGACCAATTACAATCAGGGGGCTATCACTTACCTGGAGTTGCTCAATGCCCAATCGAAACATCAGGAGATATTTCTGATCCAGAGCCAGATGCAGCATGATATGGATATAGCCTTTGAACATCTTTCGACTTTGATGCATGTCGACTCTGTATTCCATATCTCAGAAAGGCCTTTGGAATTATTACTGGTTGAGGCAGATAGTGTCTGGTCGGATCCCGGATTCCACTATTTTCAGAATGCTGCATTAAAACAGGGTGCAGACTTAAAGGTCGAGAAAAATCTCATGCTGCCTGATCTGACACTGGGATATTTTAATGGCACCAACAGATATGAAGGAGCCCGTCATTACCAGGGTTTTGAACTGGGTGTAGGGGTGCCGCTCTTCTTTGGCGAGCAGCGGGCCAGGGTTAAAGCCTTACAGTTCTCCATGCAGGCCACAGAGAATCTTCAGAGCTACTATATCCGGACTTATGAGAACAGAGTGTCTGAATTGAGGAATGGTTTAGCGAAATATCAGGAAGCCATAAGCTATTATGAGCGCATCGGAAAGCAACTGGCTAAGGAACTGATACGGTCATCACAGATGAGCTATTCAGCTGGTGAGATTGATTTTTTTCGCCTGGCTCAAAGCCTGGACCGGGCCATAGAGCTGGAAATGAGCTATCTGGATAATCTGAACTCTTACAATCAACTGGTGCTGGAAATTAACTATTTAACACTTGAGAATTAACGGAATGCTTATGAAATATTCTTTGCTTATTATATCGATACCGTTATGGCTCCTTAGTTTCTCCTGTCATCGTAGTCCGGGGGATGAGAGCACTTCTTCCCCGGGTGCTGTATTAAATAACAGCGATGAAACGGGAAAGATAAGCATCTCCAGGGAGCAGTTTGAGTCCATGAACATGAAGGTGGGTGATCCTGTACCCACAATGTTCAGTAACAGGCTCAGTGCCAATGGGTACGTGGAGGCCTCACCCACCGGAAGAGCAAAAATTGGAACCTTTATGTCCGGGCGGGTCAAGCAGATCAATTTCTCCACGGGGGATTTTGTTAAAAGCGGGGAAACATTATTTACACTGGAGAGCTATGAGCTCATTCTTCTGCAACAAAGCTTTGCGGAGGCATTTCAGCGCCTGAAATTGTTGCAGGCGGATTATGAGCGCCTGCAGGTTCTCTGGGATGAAAAGATTGCGGCACAGAAGGATTTTCTGAAAGCTGAAAGTGAATACAAAAGCTTACAGGCTGAAGTGGAAGGCCTTAAGGCACAGCTAAGAATGATTCATATTGATCCTGAGGTGATTACCAAAGGAATTATGATCCCTTATCTGTCGGTGAAATCTCCCATTTCCGGAACCGTTATCCGCCAGAAACTGGTGTTGGGGCAGCACATTGAGCCCCTTGAAACTGCCATGGAAGTGGTCAATGTAAAAGAACTGCGCTTAAGGTTGGAGTTGTTCGAAAAATCCATTCCTGATTTGGAAGTTGGTCAGCAGGTTGAGTTTTCCCTTCCCGACCGGCCGGATCAGCTATACCGGGCCACCCTGAGCCACATTGGAAAATCTGTTTCCTCAGAAACCAG contains:
- a CDS encoding family 20 glycosylhydrolase, with protein sequence MSRKVALICLLFFTGFCLNAQSTLEDRIPVRGFSIAAPSPGAVDRFEAFIEEELAARDINVLILRVDYNFQYKSHPELQDSEALSEKDVKKLVEVCKDLGIRIVPQINLLGHQSWAEGIGNLLKAYPEFDETPSIQMPEKYEWPNEDGLYCKSYCPLHPGVHKIVFELVDELMDVFEAVDFHAGLDEVFYIGQEECPRCSGHDPAGLFAGEVWQIRNHLAEKGRRLWIWGDRLLDGKATGLGMWEASMNNTHRAIDMIPKDVFICDWHYERPDKTSVYFAMKGFDVATCPWRKPEVARIQVQDMIAFRSGSTPAMKEKFQGIILTSWSSAENFMKNYYDDSGEDGVKEMLSIFEL
- a CDS encoding cyclic nucleotide-binding domain-containing protein, producing the protein MRILVALRSFFASSRQVNKPVDVPSHETMEKPVEMLRGLPWLAKLNEEVFQRVVDGFETRRFPEGAVLLKEEDPDNGMFVIVEGKVKIEIRGIQMDVVGAGSLIGEMAVLTGYPRSASIITVSPVTVVWLEPGTLKSIMKKSTELENGLWEFASMRFAMNLLGKKEPYNQWEQNIFIQWLAAGEIKLPNENGIIDLKGKVGVLVTGTAASHDGSTVVKAPASLTGTDYVFSQEARVYLRDK
- a CDS encoding DUF1295 domain-containing protein; translated protein: MWKTVLALLVTIIVIPVLAFTMDEPVTAFQNEMLTKLFLVYLAAALLTFVLSSITNNYSQVDKLWSLIPMVYVWMVAVHSAFEPRLVLMAMLVSAWGLRLTYNFSRRGGYSWRFWTGEEDYRWAVLQAKPEFKARWRWILFNLLFISLYQMGLILLFTLPAVRSLDGLPLGWPDYLIAALLLFFIVIETISDQQQWNYHKEKRKALAAGGHIPEIYKKGFVHKGLWGMVRHPNYAAEQAIWIVFYFFSVLATGNWLNWSVMGAILLVLLFWGSSNFSESITKEKYPDYAGYLKKVPRFLPFSKKGKHR
- a CDS encoding ATP-binding protein, with product MGSNRFYLSVVAHCLLIFFSAFLCFYFLQVRQQPNSAVGMAVFALLLTFRMIYYVNRTNRILGNFLSYMQESDPSLHYSLAFVKRHFKGLKESMESLIGELKEARIDLEVQAHYLAAILDNVSTGILCFDDSGKIEIMNSITPIITLSTAIRRKLGNREELSSPAQISGEVLQDALQSASIIEERSKGLVKFIERYKKLTSLPPMTPERISVNKLFDKIEQLFREDLKNKGTRIYWAGPCRIEIEADRQMLEQVMINLVKNALEALRDQEDPVIELACYHDSADHICLSVRDNGEGISGDKLEQVFIPFFTTREEGSGIGLSLCRQIISLHGGSIRIDSEPGQGTRVEICLIQR
- a CDS encoding ABC transporter permease, which gives rise to MIRSYFKHAFRNLLKQRGRTLINVFGLSFSIAIVIIIFLYVSGEVTYNNFHRQADRIYRVYSSMQSVEGETWYSSYQPAEFSGALQESVPGVESTCRLKSTPVFIGLEEEVFQEHVGFVDSTFFQIFSYDFLAGDGETPLHMIKSVVLTESVARKIFRDSLVHLDDLIGRTVNFPERPPFNIYTVTAIIADPPKNTSFRWSVLVPYVNARIYPRSNDWGGDTYTYVMLDETNNLSQLESASAALVEQIHGENINEAVKEGFLREGEYNFTFHYMPFRDFYLESDFMWEFYEIRGNKKALYILSSIAVLILLIACFNYVMISIGTAMNRIGDFGLMNVVGAQRWQVLFQFVVESFVLTLISLLLGIILAEQLLPLFNHLAEEDLLFSLYSRGGNFLFLLIILLFIVVSTSTYIGIYLLHRAQPLLLLRRDMLSVRRNGVARISVVLQFLIAIILLISGG
- a CDS encoding ABC transporter permease gives rise to the protein MILKQLHYLLNRDVGFSKENTAVIHVDFEMQKIQTLKERILESPHVRSVTMSDRNFDSGSSSQSVHNPSGESVSIRFLRVDEDYLQTLHLELIEGRDFFRNEGGDSIPKVIVNETLVRQMEIEDPVGERLILGSDGFAVDIIGVIRDFHFDSMHDEVRPLMLHTFDYNSIWFLFVKAREGQMAAALEHCEKVWREVVPEFSRDYTFMTEILEGQYKDESRWSRIIAHASGIAILLFCLGLMGISGLLVARRFKEVGIRKAHGASIWKIIVLLNGELLKWVLLAYVIACPVAWYIAQRWMQNFAYRTGISWWIFALAGLSALLISVLTITLQIYRVARQNPVNALRYE